A genomic window from Cupriavidus basilensis includes:
- a CDS encoding DJ-1/PfpI family protein gives MAKKILMLVGDYAEDYETMVPFQALQMVGHTVHAVCPDKAAGASCPTAIHDFEGDQTYSEKRGHNFALNASFADVDPAAYDGLVIPGGRAPEYLRLNERVLEIVRHFASTNKPIAAVCHGAQLLAAAGVLEGRTCSAYPACAPEVRLAGGKYADIPVDQAYTDGNLVSAPAWPAHPAWLAQFLAVLGTKIVH, from the coding sequence ATGGCGAAAAAGATCTTGATGCTGGTCGGCGACTACGCCGAAGACTATGAAACCATGGTGCCTTTCCAGGCACTCCAGATGGTGGGCCATACGGTCCATGCGGTGTGTCCGGACAAGGCGGCCGGCGCCAGCTGCCCAACCGCCATCCATGATTTCGAGGGCGACCAGACCTATAGCGAAAAGCGCGGCCACAACTTCGCGCTGAACGCGAGCTTTGCCGATGTGGATCCGGCGGCCTACGACGGGCTGGTCATTCCGGGCGGGCGCGCCCCGGAATACCTGCGCCTGAACGAGCGGGTGCTGGAGATCGTGCGGCACTTTGCCAGCACCAATAAGCCGATCGCCGCGGTGTGCCACGGCGCCCAGCTGCTAGCCGCGGCCGGCGTGCTGGAAGGCCGGACCTGCTCGGCCTATCCGGCCTGCGCGCCCGAAGTGCGCCTGGCGGGCGGAAAGTATGCCGACATTCCGGTCGATCAGGCCTACACCGATGGCAACCTGGTAAGCGCACCGGCCTGGCCCGCGCACCCGGCATGGCTGGCGCAGTTCCTTGCCGTCCTGGGCACCAAGATCGTACATTAG
- a CDS encoding adenine phosphoribosyltransferase, translating into MPNTTIQSSALGDVTHYLRERIRTVPDWPQPGVMFRDITPLLQDPKSLRVLIDVFVHRYMDAKLDVVAGIDARGFILGAIVAYELNLGFVPIRKKGKLPFETVAEEYELEYGSATVEIHADACKPGERVLLVDDLIATGGTMMAGRKLLERLGATVVEGAAIVDLPELGGSRHLLDSGLPLFTVCRFDGH; encoded by the coding sequence ATGCCCAATACCACGATCCAGTCGTCCGCCCTTGGCGACGTTACCCACTACCTGCGCGAACGCATCCGTACCGTGCCGGACTGGCCGCAGCCCGGCGTGATGTTTCGCGACATCACGCCGTTGCTGCAGGATCCCAAGTCCCTGCGCGTGCTGATCGATGTTTTTGTGCACCGCTACATGGACGCCAAGCTCGACGTGGTGGCCGGCATCGACGCACGCGGCTTTATCCTGGGCGCCATCGTGGCGTACGAGCTGAACCTGGGCTTCGTGCCGATCCGCAAGAAGGGCAAGCTGCCGTTCGAGACCGTGGCCGAGGAATATGAGCTGGAGTACGGCAGCGCCACGGTGGAGATCCACGCCGATGCCTGCAAGCCGGGCGAGCGCGTGCTGCTGGTGGACGACCTGATCGCCACGGGCGGCACGATGATGGCTGGCCGCAAGCTGCTCGAGCGGCTGGGCGCCACCGTGGTGGAAGGCGCCGCCATCGTCGACCTGCCCGAGCTCGGCGGCTCGCGCCACCTGCTGGATAGCGGCCTGCCGCTGTTCACGGTTTGCCGCTTTGACGGGCATTGA
- a CDS encoding Na/Pi cotransporter family protein: protein MGVLLHLLSGVALLVWGTNIVKVGILRVYGANLRHVLSSSISNRFTAFAAGLGVTGLVQSSNATAVIVSSFVGQGLIAVAPALAIMLGANVGTAIMVQVFSLDLSWLSPLLIFVGVILHLSWKGNKPGHVGRVLIGLGLITLALELISIATRPVVEAAGVKVLFGTLTGDPTLDMLIGALLTILCYSSLAVVLFCGALASAGVVSLHVAMALVLGANLGSGISALLTTSGNNQPGKRVTLGNLLSRLLGCVIALPLLGQAEHLLALVDADPQRLVVNFHLLFNVALAVLLLGATGPLARLCEAVLPGRNTGDSQVTPRHLDPAALPTPALALSNAAREVLRIGDRIEQMLDNMLRVLRTNDAKLATATCRIDDEVDDLYTAIKLYLTRISLEALDERDGRRWTEIISLTINLEHAGDIIERILQDAREKKIAHNLAFSEAGMQEISQMHARVVANLRLGLSVFLSGDLKSAQQLMAEKATFREMERQYARTHLQRIAVQTAESIETSSLHLDVISDLKRLNSLFCATAYTVLEEAGVLNRSRMKEDDGEPPARAVPSAQAH, encoded by the coding sequence ATGGGCGTACTACTTCATTTGCTTTCCGGCGTGGCGCTGCTGGTGTGGGGCACCAACATCGTCAAGGTCGGCATCCTGCGCGTGTATGGCGCCAACCTGCGCCACGTGCTTTCGTCCAGCATTTCCAACCGGTTCACGGCCTTTGCCGCCGGCCTTGGCGTGACCGGCCTGGTCCAGAGCAGCAACGCGACCGCCGTCATCGTCAGTTCCTTCGTCGGCCAGGGCCTGATTGCCGTGGCCCCGGCGCTGGCCATCATGCTGGGCGCCAACGTCGGCACCGCCATCATGGTGCAGGTATTCTCGCTGGACCTGTCCTGGCTGTCGCCGCTGCTGATCTTCGTTGGCGTGATCCTGCATCTGTCCTGGAAGGGCAACAAGCCTGGCCACGTGGGCCGCGTGCTGATCGGCCTGGGGCTGATCACGCTGGCGCTGGAACTGATCTCCATTGCCACCCGCCCCGTGGTGGAAGCGGCCGGCGTCAAGGTGTTGTTCGGCACGCTCACCGGAGACCCAACGCTGGACATGCTGATTGGCGCCTTGCTGACCATCCTTTGCTATTCGAGCCTGGCGGTGGTGCTGTTCTGCGGGGCGCTGGCCTCGGCCGGGGTGGTGTCCCTGCATGTGGCGATGGCGCTGGTGCTGGGCGCCAACCTGGGCTCGGGTATCTCCGCGTTGCTGACCACCTCGGGCAACAACCAGCCCGGCAAGCGCGTCACGCTGGGCAATCTGTTATCGCGCCTGCTCGGCTGCGTGATCGCGCTGCCTTTGCTGGGGCAGGCCGAACACCTGCTGGCGCTGGTCGATGCCGATCCGCAGCGGCTGGTCGTGAATTTCCACCTGCTCTTCAATGTGGCGCTGGCGGTGCTGCTGCTGGGCGCCACCGGTCCGCTGGCGCGCCTGTGCGAGGCGGTGCTGCCCGGGCGCAACACCGGCGACAGCCAGGTCACCCCGCGTCACCTCGATCCCGCCGCGCTGCCCACGCCGGCGCTGGCGCTGTCCAATGCCGCGCGCGAGGTGCTGCGCATCGGCGACCGCATCGAGCAGATGCTGGACAACATGCTGCGCGTGTTGCGCACCAACGATGCCAAGCTCGCTACCGCCACCTGCCGCATCGACGACGAGGTGGACGATCTCTACACCGCGATCAAGCTCTACCTGACCCGGATCAGCCTGGAGGCGCTGGATGAGCGCGACGGCCGGCGCTGGACGGAGATCATCTCGCTCACCATCAACCTCGAGCACGCCGGCGACATCATCGAGCGCATCCTGCAGGACGCGCGCGAAAAGAAGATCGCACACAACCTGGCCTTCTCGGAAGCGGGCATGCAGGAGATCTCGCAGATGCACGCGCGCGTGGTGGCCAACCTGCGGCTCGGGCTGTCGGTCTTTCTCTCCGGCGACCTGAAAAGCGCGCAGCAGCTGATGGCGGAGAAGGCAACCTTCCGCGAGATGGAGCGCCAGTACGCGCGTACCCACCTGCAGCGCATTGCCGTGCAGACCGCCGAGAGCATCGAGACCAGCTCGCTGCACCTTGACGTGATCAGCGATCTCAAGCGCCTGAACTCATTGTTCTGCGCCACCGCGTACACGGTGCTGGAAGAGGCTGGCGTGCTTAACCGCAGCCGCATGAAGGAAGACGATGGCGAGCCCCCGGCCAGGGCGGTGCCGTCTGCGCAGGCGCACTGA
- a CDS encoding adenosine-specific kinase produces the protein MELTVVPIAKPEATNFIFGQSHFIKTVDDIHEALASAVPGIRFGLAFCEASGKRLVRWSGTDEAMIDLACQNALAIGAGHCFLLFLGDGFYPVNVLATVRAVPEVCRIYCATANPTEVVVAQTAQGRAVLGVVDGASPLGLETEADIASRRNLLREIGYKL, from the coding sequence ATGGAACTCACCGTAGTGCCGATCGCCAAGCCCGAGGCGACCAACTTCATTTTCGGGCAATCGCACTTCATCAAGACCGTGGACGACATCCACGAGGCGCTGGCCAGCGCGGTGCCGGGCATCCGCTTTGGACTAGCGTTCTGCGAGGCCTCGGGCAAGCGCCTGGTGCGCTGGTCCGGCACCGACGAGGCGATGATCGACCTGGCGTGCCAGAACGCGCTGGCAATCGGCGCCGGCCACTGCTTCCTGCTGTTCCTTGGCGACGGCTTCTATCCGGTCAATGTGCTCGCGACCGTGCGCGCGGTGCCGGAGGTATGCCGCATCTATTGCGCCACGGCAAACCCGACCGAGGTGGTGGTAGCACAGACCGCGCAGGGGCGCGCGGTGCTTGGCGTGGTGGATGGCGCTTCGCCGCTCGGGCTGGAAACCGAGGCTGACATTGCCTCGCGGCGAAACCTGCTGCGGGAGATCGGCTACAAGCTATAG
- the uvrA gene encoding excinuclease ABC subunit UvrA, which produces MEEIRIRGARTHNLKNINLDLPRNKLIVITGLSGSGKSSLAFDTLYAEGQRRYVESLSAYARQFLQLMEKPDVDLIEGLSPAIAIEQKATSHNPRSTVGTVTEIHDYLRLLFARAGTPYCPDHNLALQAQSVSQMVDAALALPEDTKLMILAPVVANRKGEHSDLFDTMQAQGFVRFRIRSGGGTTHEAPAVVYEVDALPKLKKTEKHSIDVVVDRVKVRPDIKQRLAESFETALRLADGRAIALEIDTSQEHGFSSKFACPICSYSLQELEPRLFSFNNPMGACPSCDGLGQITFFDPKRVVAFPNLSLASGAIKGWDRRNQFYFQMLQSLAAYYGFELDTAFEDLPAEVQEVVLHGSGDVEIPFTYMNERGRTTVREHAFEGIIPNLERRYRETDSIAVREELAKYQNNQACPACHGTRLRTEARHVKLGENDQARAIYEINGWPLRDALTYFLTLDMHGAKREIADKIVKEISARLNFLNNVGLDYLSLERSADTLSGGEAQRIRLASQIGSGLTGVMYVLDEPSIGLHQRDNDRLIGTLKHLRDIGNSVLVVEHDEDMIRACDYVVDIGPGAGVHGGMIVAEGTPQQIEQSANSLTGQYMSGARRIEVPKERAAPDEEKLLRIINATGNNLRNVSAEIPVGLLTCVTGVSGSGKSTLINDTLYHAVARHLYGSTAEPAAHDRIDGLEHFDKVINVDQSPIGRTPRSNPATYTGLFTPIRELFAGVPSAKERGYDPGRFSFNVKGGRCEACQGDGVIKVEMHFLPDVYVPCDVCHGKRYNRETLEVLYKGKNIHEVLDMTVEHAHEFFLAVPVVRRKLKTLLDVGLGYIRLGQSATTLSGGEAQRVKLSLELSKRDTGRTLYILDEPTTGLHFHDIELLLKVIHKLRDQGNTVVIIEHNLDVIKTADWLLDMGPEGGAGGGQVIAKGTPETVAASRASFTGKYLAPLLERS; this is translated from the coding sequence ATGGAAGAAATTAGAATCCGTGGTGCCCGTACCCACAACCTGAAGAACATCAATCTCGATCTGCCGCGCAACAAGCTGATCGTGATTACCGGGCTGTCCGGATCGGGCAAGTCCTCGCTCGCCTTCGATACCCTGTACGCGGAGGGCCAGCGCCGCTACGTGGAGTCGCTGTCGGCCTACGCGCGCCAGTTCCTGCAGCTGATGGAAAAGCCGGACGTCGACCTGATCGAGGGGCTATCGCCCGCGATCGCCATCGAACAGAAGGCAACCAGCCACAACCCGCGCTCAACCGTGGGCACGGTCACCGAGATCCACGACTACCTGCGGCTGCTGTTCGCGCGCGCCGGCACGCCTTACTGCCCCGACCACAACCTGGCGTTGCAGGCGCAAAGCGTCTCGCAGATGGTCGACGCCGCGCTGGCGCTGCCGGAAGACACCAAGCTGATGATCCTGGCGCCGGTGGTGGCCAACCGCAAGGGCGAACACTCCGACCTGTTCGACACCATGCAGGCGCAGGGTTTCGTGCGCTTTCGCATCCGCTCCGGCGGCGGCACCACGCATGAGGCACCGGCGGTGGTCTACGAGGTGGATGCGCTGCCCAAGCTGAAAAAAACCGAGAAGCATTCCATCGACGTGGTGGTGGATCGCGTCAAGGTGCGCCCGGACATCAAGCAACGACTGGCGGAATCGTTTGAGACCGCGCTGCGCCTGGCCGACGGCCGCGCCATCGCGCTGGAGATCGACACCAGCCAGGAGCACGGGTTCAGCTCCAAATTTGCCTGCCCGATCTGCTCGTACTCGCTGCAGGAACTGGAGCCGCGGCTGTTCTCGTTCAACAACCCGATGGGCGCCTGCCCGAGCTGCGACGGCCTGGGCCAGATCACCTTCTTCGACCCCAAGCGGGTGGTGGCCTTCCCTAACCTGTCGCTGGCCTCGGGCGCCATCAAGGGCTGGGACCGCCGCAACCAGTTTTACTTCCAGATGCTGCAAAGCCTGGCGGCCTACTACGGCTTCGAGCTCGATACGGCCTTCGAGGACCTGCCGGCCGAGGTGCAGGAAGTCGTGCTGCACGGCTCGGGCGACGTGGAGATCCCGTTCACCTACATGAACGAACGTGGCCGCACCACGGTGCGCGAGCATGCCTTCGAGGGCATCATTCCCAACCTGGAGCGCCGCTACCGCGAGACCGACTCCATCGCGGTGCGCGAGGAGCTCGCCAAGTACCAGAACAACCAGGCCTGCCCCGCCTGCCACGGTACCCGCCTGCGCACCGAGGCGCGCCACGTCAAGCTGGGCGAAAACGACCAGGCGCGCGCCATCTACGAAATCAACGGCTGGCCGCTGCGCGACGCGCTCACCTATTTCCTGACGCTGGACATGCACGGCGCCAAGCGCGAGATCGCCGACAAGATCGTCAAGGAAATCAGCGCGCGCCTGAACTTCCTCAACAACGTGGGCCTGGATTACCTGTCGCTCGAGCGCAGCGCCGACACGCTGTCGGGCGGCGAGGCGCAGCGTATCCGGCTGGCGTCGCAGATCGGCTCCGGCCTGACCGGCGTGATGTACGTGCTGGACGAACCTTCCATCGGCCTGCACCAGCGCGACAACGACCGCCTGATCGGCACGCTCAAGCACCTGCGCGACATCGGCAACTCCGTGCTGGTGGTGGAGCACGACGAAGACATGATCCGCGCCTGCGACTACGTGGTCGACATCGGCCCGGGCGCCGGCGTGCACGGCGGCATGATCGTGGCCGAAGGCACGCCGCAGCAGATCGAGCAGTCGGCCAATTCGCTCACCGGGCAGTACATGTCCGGCGCGCGCCGCATCGAGGTGCCGAAAGAGCGCGCCGCGCCCGACGAGGAAAAGCTGCTGCGCATCATCAACGCAACCGGCAACAACCTGCGCAACGTCAGCGCCGAGATCCCGGTGGGCCTGCTCACCTGCGTGACCGGCGTGTCCGGCTCGGGCAAGTCGACGCTGATCAACGACACGCTCTACCACGCGGTGGCGCGCCACCTGTATGGCTCCACGGCGGAGCCGGCCGCGCACGACCGCATCGACGGGCTGGAGCATTTCGACAAGGTCATCAACGTCGACCAGAGCCCGATCGGCCGTACCCCGCGCTCCAACCCTGCTACGTACACCGGCCTGTTCACGCCGATCCGCGAGCTGTTCGCGGGCGTGCCCTCCGCCAAGGAGCGTGGCTACGATCCGGGCCGCTTCTCGTTCAACGTCAAGGGCGGGCGCTGCGAGGCCTGCCAGGGCGATGGCGTGATCAAGGTCGAGATGCATTTCCTGCCGGACGTGTACGTGCCTTGCGACGTCTGCCACGGCAAGCGCTACAACCGCGAAACGCTGGAGGTGCTCTACAAGGGCAAGAACATCCACGAAGTGCTCGACATGACGGTAGAGCACGCGCACGAGTTCTTCCTGGCGGTCCCTGTCGTGCGGCGCAAGCTCAAGACGCTGCTGGACGTGGGCCTTGGCTATATCCGGCTGGGCCAGTCCGCCACCACGCTCTCGGGCGGCGAGGCGCAGCGCGTCAAGCTGTCGCTGGAGCTGTCCAAGCGCGACACCGGGCGCACGCTCTACATCCTGGACGAGCCCACCACGGGCCTGCACTTCCACGATATCGAGCTGCTGCTCAAGGTCATCCACAAGCTGCGCGACCAGGGCAACACCGTGGTCATCATCGAGCACAACCTGGACGTGATCAAGACCGCGGACTGGCTGCTCGACATGGGCCCGGAGGGCGGCGCGGGCGGTGGCCAGGTAATCGCCAAGGGCACGCCGGAAACGGTGGCGGCAAGCCGCGCGAGCTTCACCGGCAAGTACCTGGCGCCGCTGCTAGAGCGCAGCTGA
- a CDS encoding MFS transporter → MPSIHSSSQDAAKADDSKVQPAAGRDRMTGMEVRASISLASIFALRMLGLFLILPVFAEYAHGLPDGHDAQRVGLAMGIYGLMQAFLHIPLGWLSDRVGRKPVMVAGLLLFVAGGLVAANSDTLSGIIIGRSLQGMGAISAAITACIADLTREQHRTKAMAMVGGSIGLTFALSLVIASPLLHSIGMPGIFTLMSLLGVVAILVTLFLVPTPPPPHPVRLPFRSVLLNPDLIRLNVGVLALHASQVAMFMVVPAMLSDAGMPLDQHWKVYLPVVLVSFVLMLGPMMAAERYGKVRPVLLGAVGLMTAVQLLFAAVHGLWGIVGVLLLFFVAFNVLEAMQPSLVSRYAAAARGAALGIYNTTQAMGLFLGGAVGGWLLKHEGRSAVFIGCAVVLLLWLIIAWNMKSPPARKSSAQAVAA, encoded by the coding sequence ATGCCGTCGATCCATAGCTCCTCCCAAGATGCGGCCAAGGCCGACGATTCCAAGGTTCAGCCCGCTGCCGGGCGCGACCGCATGACCGGCATGGAAGTGCGGGCCAGCATTTCGCTCGCCAGTATTTTTGCGCTGCGCATGCTGGGCCTGTTCCTGATCCTGCCCGTGTTCGCCGAGTACGCGCATGGCCTGCCCGATGGGCACGACGCCCAGCGCGTGGGCCTGGCCATGGGCATCTACGGCCTGATGCAAGCTTTCCTGCACATTCCTCTGGGCTGGCTGTCCGACCGCGTCGGCCGCAAGCCGGTGATGGTGGCGGGCCTGCTGCTGTTTGTCGCCGGCGGGCTGGTGGCGGCCAACTCCGACACGCTGTCCGGCATCATCATCGGCCGCTCGCTGCAAGGCATGGGCGCGATCTCCGCTGCCATCACGGCCTGCATCGCCGACCTGACCCGCGAGCAGCATCGCACCAAGGCCATGGCCATGGTGGGCGGCAGCATCGGCCTGACCTTCGCGCTGTCGCTGGTGATTGCCTCGCCGCTGCTGCACAGCATCGGCATGCCCGGGATCTTCACGCTGATGTCGCTGCTGGGCGTGGTCGCCATCCTGGTGACCCTGTTCCTGGTGCCCACCCCGCCGCCGCCGCATCCCGTGCGGCTGCCGTTTCGCAGCGTGCTGCTCAACCCCGACCTGATCCGCCTGAACGTGGGCGTGCTGGCACTGCACGCGTCGCAGGTGGCCATGTTCATGGTGGTGCCGGCCATGCTCAGCGATGCCGGCATGCCGCTGGACCAGCACTGGAAGGTCTACCTGCCGGTGGTGCTGGTGTCCTTCGTGCTGATGCTCGGGCCGATGATGGCCGCCGAGCGTTATGGCAAGGTACGCCCCGTGCTGCTCGGCGCGGTCGGCCTGATGACCGCGGTGCAGCTGCTGTTTGCCGCCGTGCACGGCCTGTGGGGCATCGTGGGCGTGCTGCTGTTGTTTTTCGTGGCCTTCAACGTGCTCGAAGCCATGCAGCCCTCGCTGGTATCGCGCTACGCCGCCGCCGCGCGCGGGGCGGCGCTTGGCATCTACAACACCACGCAGGCGATGGGCCTGTTCCTGGGGGGCGCCGTGGGCGGCTGGCTGCTCAAGCACGAAGGCCGCAGCGCGGTCTTCATCGGCTGCGCCGTGGTGCTCCTCCTCTGGCTTATAATCGCCTGGAACATGAAGTCGCCGCCGGCCCGGAAAAGCAGTGCCCAGGCCGTCGCTGCCTGA
- a CDS encoding single-stranded DNA-binding protein, giving the protein MASINKVILVGNLGADPETRYLPSGDAVSNIRLATTDRYKDKTSGEMKEATEWHRIAFFGKLAEIAGQYLRKGSQVYIEGRIRTRKWTDQSGAEKYSTEIVAEQMQMLGSRQGMGGGGGGGDDMGGGGGGYGGGRESSGGGGYGGGARSGGGQAAGGQQGAGGARRQQQAPSNGFEDMDDDIPF; this is encoded by the coding sequence ATGGCATCGATCAACAAAGTCATCCTCGTCGGCAACCTGGGCGCGGATCCGGAAACCCGCTACCTGCCCAGCGGCGACGCCGTGAGCAACATCCGCCTGGCGACCACCGATCGTTACAAGGACAAGACCAGCGGCGAGATGAAGGAAGCCACCGAGTGGCACCGCATCGCCTTCTTTGGCAAGCTGGCCGAGATCGCCGGCCAGTACCTGCGCAAGGGCTCGCAGGTCTATATCGAAGGGCGCATCCGCACCCGCAAGTGGACCGACCAGTCCGGCGCGGAAAAGTACAGCACCGAGATCGTGGCTGAGCAAATGCAGATGCTGGGCTCGCGCCAGGGCATGGGCGGCGGCGGTGGCGGTGGCGACGACATGGGCGGTGGCGGCGGTGGCTACGGTGGTGGCCGCGAATCGTCGGGCGGCGGTGGTTACGGCGGCGGTGCGCGCAGTGGTGGCGGCCAGGCTGCCGGTGGCCAGCAGGGTGCCGGTGGCGCGCGTCGCCAGCAGCAGGCTCCGTCGAATGGCTTTGAAGACATGGACGACGATATTCCGTTCTAA
- a CDS encoding tripartite tricarboxylate transporter substrate binding protein → MKSTARCAVIASIFGTALMSAGIVAFAADNWPAKPISLVVPFAAGGTTDIIGRTIGQKLGEALRQPVVVDNRPGAGGTLGAANVARAQADGYTFLLATIAHTMAPGIYKTLPYDFTKDLDPIGMVALTPNVLLVNQSIPARSVPELIAYIKAHPGKVNYGSAGIGSTEHLSGELFRSMTGTDIAHVPYKGGAPMMTDLIAGQIQMAIETSPSAAPHVRSGKVKALAVTTAKRSFAYPGVPTLDESGVKGFEVTTWYALMAPRGTPPAIEQRVITELARVLKLPEVQKRFEEQGVTAGDMAPARLAGFIRLETTKWTKVAKDSGATAE, encoded by the coding sequence ATGAAGTCCACCGCACGCTGCGCCGTGATCGCCAGCATCTTCGGCACCGCCCTCATGTCGGCAGGTATCGTCGCGTTCGCGGCGGACAACTGGCCCGCCAAGCCGATCTCGCTGGTCGTCCCGTTTGCCGCCGGCGGCACCACCGACATCATCGGCCGCACCATCGGCCAGAAGCTCGGTGAAGCGTTGCGCCAACCGGTGGTGGTCGACAACCGGCCCGGCGCTGGCGGCACGCTCGGCGCCGCCAACGTGGCAAGGGCGCAGGCCGATGGCTACACCTTCCTGCTCGCCACCATCGCACACACGATGGCGCCCGGCATCTACAAGACGCTCCCCTACGACTTCACCAAGGACCTCGACCCGATCGGCATGGTCGCGCTGACGCCCAACGTGTTGCTGGTCAACCAGTCTATCCCGGCCAGGTCCGTGCCGGAACTGATCGCCTACATCAAGGCGCATCCGGGCAAGGTCAACTACGGCTCCGCCGGCATCGGCAGCACCGAGCACCTCTCCGGCGAGCTGTTCCGCTCGATGACGGGCACCGACATCGCCCACGTGCCCTACAAGGGCGGCGCCCCGATGATGACGGACCTGATCGCCGGGCAGATCCAGATGGCCATCGAAACCAGCCCCTCCGCCGCGCCCCACGTGCGCAGCGGCAAGGTGAAGGCGCTCGCTGTCACCACTGCAAAACGGTCATTCGCCTACCCCGGCGTCCCGACGCTCGACGAGAGCGGCGTCAAAGGATTCGAGGTAACAACGTGGTACGCGCTGATGGCGCCGCGTGGCACGCCGCCTGCGATCGAGCAGCGGGTGATCACCGAGCTGGCAAGAGTCTTGAAACTGCCCGAGGTGCAGAAACGCTTCGAGGAGCAAGGCGTAACGGCAGGCGATATGGCGCCGGCAAGGTTGGCCGGGTTTATTCGTTTGGAGACCACCAAGTGGACCAAGGTGGCCAAGGACTCGGGGGCGACCGCGGAGTGA
- a CDS encoding LysR substrate-binding domain-containing protein, whose protein sequence is MELRQLRYFVQVVELGSMGQAAQKLGVVTSALSQQISRLENELSTRLLQRTSSGVVPTDAGLAFWRQAQLAIRHADDAVRAAQLARLSGHVSVGMAPSTIAVLGLPFMLAMRERYPDIRLHLIENLSGNLASMIGARQLDLAILFQVEGTQRWSVVPLLDERLFVIAKEGLPGLPVAAPVQLEQLGNLPLILPSSPHGLRALLNAAFARSRHPLNVIAEIDGLAMLMDAVRAGLGATIQPGAAVARLIGEPLRMMEIADSSSTGTVHRPNLLVSLCDEELSPAGLAARTVLASVTRALVEDGRWPGATLHKA, encoded by the coding sequence ATGGAACTTCGGCAGCTGCGCTACTTCGTGCAAGTGGTGGAACTGGGCAGCATGGGGCAGGCAGCCCAGAAGCTGGGCGTGGTGACCTCGGCATTGAGCCAGCAGATCAGCCGGCTCGAGAACGAGCTGTCGACCCGTCTGCTGCAAAGGACCTCGAGCGGGGTCGTGCCCACCGACGCCGGCCTGGCCTTCTGGCGGCAGGCGCAACTGGCGATCCGCCACGCCGACGACGCCGTGCGCGCCGCGCAGTTGGCACGCCTGTCCGGCCATGTCAGCGTGGGCATGGCGCCGAGTACGATCGCCGTGCTCGGCTTGCCCTTCATGCTGGCCATGCGCGAGCGCTACCCCGATATCCGGCTGCATCTGATCGAGAACCTGTCCGGCAACCTGGCGTCGATGATCGGCGCGCGGCAACTCGACCTCGCCATACTGTTCCAGGTCGAAGGTACCCAGCGCTGGAGCGTGGTGCCGCTGCTCGACGAGCGGCTGTTCGTCATCGCCAAGGAGGGGCTCCCCGGATTGCCAGTGGCTGCCCCCGTGCAGCTCGAGCAACTTGGCAACCTGCCGCTGATCCTGCCAAGCAGCCCACACGGCTTGCGCGCCTTGCTCAATGCCGCGTTTGCGCGCAGCCGGCATCCGCTCAACGTCATTGCCGAGATCGACGGGCTGGCGATGCTGATGGATGCGGTGCGCGCCGGCCTCGGCGCCACCATCCAACCAGGCGCGGCGGTGGCCCGGCTGATCGGCGAGCCGCTGCGCATGATGGAAATCGCCGACAGCAGCAGCACCGGCACGGTCCATCGGCCCAACCTGCTGGTCAGCCTCTGCGACGAGGAACTCTCCCCGGCCGGGCTGGCGGCCCGCACCGTGCTGGCCAGCGTGACCCGCGCACTGGTCGAGGACGGGCGCTGGCCCGGTGCCACTCTTCACAAAGCCTGA
- a CDS encoding sulfite exporter TauE/SafE family protein, translating to MLIELLLSQTQLTPLQLACLVPIVLWAYTIFGLTGFGSSIMAMPLLTQIVPLRTAVPMILFFDLVAGTLLGMRSRSHVHVGELRRLMPSVLVGMISGLALLMFAPERPLLLLLGLFVLLYPAWNLLFKRGFSELDPRLSVPFGVVGGMLTAMFGTGGPLYTIYLAGRLRDAAQLRATTSTLIVLTAFGRLILFAVAGLYANTAIFALAAMLMPCAIAGYFMGGWLHRRIAPDKVIRVVWAILISAGFGLIYRSALG from the coding sequence TTGCTGATCGAACTCCTGCTGTCGCAGACCCAGCTGACGCCCCTCCAACTCGCCTGCCTGGTGCCGATCGTGCTGTGGGCCTATACGATCTTCGGGCTCACCGGCTTCGGCTCTTCCATCATGGCGATGCCGCTGCTCACGCAGATCGTTCCGCTGCGCACCGCGGTGCCGATGATCCTGTTCTTCGATCTTGTCGCGGGAACCCTGCTGGGCATGCGCAGCCGTAGCCACGTGCATGTGGGCGAGTTGCGCAGGCTGATGCCGAGCGTGCTGGTGGGCATGATCTCGGGCCTGGCGCTGCTGATGTTCGCGCCCGAGCGTCCGCTGCTGCTGTTGCTCGGTTTGTTCGTGCTGCTGTATCCCGCGTGGAACCTGCTGTTCAAGCGCGGCTTCAGCGAGTTGGATCCGCGGCTGTCGGTGCCATTCGGCGTAGTAGGGGGCATGTTGACCGCGATGTTCGGTACCGGCGGTCCGCTGTACACAATCTACCTGGCTGGACGGTTGCGGGACGCCGCGCAGTTGCGGGCCACTACCAGCACGCTGATCGTGCTGACTGCGTTCGGCAGGCTGATCCTTTTCGCGGTAGCGGGACTCTATGCCAATACCGCGATCTTCGCGCTGGCGGCGATGCTGATGCCGTGCGCCATCGCCGGCTACTTCATGGGCGGCTGGCTGCACCGGCGTATCGCGCCGGACAAGGTTATCCGCGTCGTATGGGCCATCCTGATCTCCGCAGGCTTCGGCCTGATTTATCGCAGCGCGCTGGGATAA